A window of the Lolium perenne isolate Kyuss_39 chromosome 7, Kyuss_2.0, whole genome shotgun sequence genome harbors these coding sequences:
- the LOC127316562 gene encoding OVARIAN TUMOR DOMAIN-containing deubiquitinating enzyme 1: MTAGSPPSGPHARVTYITWAEISSRSSERSPPLRPPNRSRRLVSSRTPSTTPHAKLAREAADASARKRKAADGGGGGDTGAAPAPEDAAMGDAPPPAPALLADAGGGEGSGSGSGSDPNPDPVSVELSMGGDYYHACCGGPDPDPKPEGPQVPYVGNKEPLSALAAEFQSGSPILQEKIKLLGEQYDALRRTRGDGNCFYRSFMFSYLEHILETQDRAEVERIQKNIEQCNKTLQGLGYIEFTYEDFFAMFIEQLQNVLQGHDCSMGPEELLEKSREQTISDYVVMFFRFVTSGEIQRRAEFFEPFISGLTNSTVAQFCKASVEPMGEESDHVHIIALSDALGVPIRVMYLDRSSCDPANLSVNHHDFVPAANSSEGDDAMTSAPADEKPYITLLYRPGHYDILYPK; encoded by the exons ATGACAGCTGGGTCCCCACCGTCTGGCCCACATGCCAGAGTCACGTACATCACCTGGGCCGAGATCTCGTCCCGCAGTAGCGAAAGGTCTCCTCCGCTCCGTCCCCCGAATCGAAGCCGTCGTCTCGTCTCGTCTCGAACTCCGTCCACAACCCCGCACGCGAAGCTGGCGAGGGAGGCGGCCGACGCGAGCGCCCGCAAGCGCAaggcggcggacggcggcggcggcggcgacaccGGCGCGGCCCCGGCCCCCGAGGACGCGGCCATGGGCGACGCGCCCCCGCCGGCCCCCGCGCTGCTCGCCGATGCGGGAGGAGGGGAGGGCTCGGGCTCGGGCTCGGGCTCGGACCCCAACCCGGACCCCGTGTCGGTGGAGCTCTCCATGGGCGGGGACTACTACCACGCCTGCTGCGGCGGCCCCGACCCCGACCCCAAGCCCGAGGGGCCCCAGGTGCCGTACGTCGGGAACAAG GAACCGCTCTCCGCCTTAGCAGCAGAGTTCCAGTCTGGCAGCCCCATTTTACAGGAGAAAATAAAG TTGCTTGGTGAACAATATGATGCTTTAAGACGGACACGAGGAGACGGGAACTGCTTTTATCGAAGCTTTATGTTCTCATACCTG GAACATATCCTGGAGACACAAGATAGAGCTGAGGTTGAGCGCATCCAAAAAAACATTGAGCAGTGCAATAAGACACTACAAGGTCTTGGATACATTGAGTTTACTTATGAGGACTTCTTCGCT ATGTTCATTGAGCAGCTGCAAAATGTTCTGCAGGGACACGATTGTTCTATGGG GCCTGAAGAACTTCTTGAAAAATCCAGGGAGCAAACGATTTCCGATTATG TTGTCATGTTCTTCAGGTTTGTTACCTCTGGTGAAATTCAAAGGAGGGCTGAGTTCTTTGAACCATTTATCTCAGGCTTGACAAATTCGACAGTGGCTCAG TTCTGCAAGGCTTCTGTGGAGCCAATGGGCGAGGAAAGTGATCATGTGCACATTATTGCTCTGTCAGATGCATTAGGGGTGCCAATCCGTGTGATGTACCTAGACAGAAGCTCTTGTGATCCTGCCAACCTAAGCGTGAACCACCACGATTTCGTCCCTGCTGCCAATTCCTCTGAGGGTGATGACGCAATGACATCAGCTCCTGCTGATGAGAAACCTTACATTACTCTCCTGTACCGGCCTGGTCACTACGATATCCTCTACCCAAAATGA
- the LOC127316560 gene encoding O-fucosyltransferase 13, which translates to MWSTASSCWARHHIRLLLPALFLAPALFFLLASPRSSAPFFALPASRERSPLGSRLIWAQRRVAEWRPCGWWRTAMPAPPTRNGYIRVDCYGGLNQLRRDLCDGIAVARLLNATMVLPKFQVAAYWNESSGFADVFDVDYFIEQTRGYVEVVKEMPEEISLKEPVNVDCRKRKGHFDYVETVLPALLEHRYISLTPAVSQRKDRYPSYAKASYCQGCYNALRLNKKVEAKAIELLEAIPKPFLSLHLRFEPDMVAYSRCEYSGLSSKSMEAIEAARGQDRNVLIGDAARLWRNRGKCPLTPSETAFILQALGIPTHTNIYLAAGDGLMELDGFTSVYKNMYTKSSLLTHEDFERMHGNTKAALDYYVSVNSDTYVATFFGNMDKMVTAMRTVQGLQKTLILSRRAFANYTAAGLAEDQLAKAMWDAHREDYIMGRGSALPEHCFCEFKL; encoded by the exons atgTGGTCGACGGCGTCCTCGTGCTGGGCCCGCCACCACATACGCCTCCTtctcccggccctcttcctcgcCCCcgccctcttcttcctcctcgcctCTCCGCGCTCCTCCGCACCCTTCTTCGCCCTACCCGCCTCCAG GGAGCGCTCGCCCCTGGGGTCGCGGCTCATATGGGCGCAGCGGCGGGTGGCGGAGTGGCGGCCGTGCGGGTGGTGGCGGACGGCAATGCCCG CACCGCCTACGAGGAACGGGTACATCCGGGTAGATTGCTACGGCGGGCTCAACCAGCTGCGGCGCGAC CTATGCGATGGGATTGCGGTGGCGCGTCTTCTGAACGCGACGATGGTTCTGCCCAAGTTCCAGGTTGCGGCATACTGGAATGAGTCTAG TGGTTTTGCAGATGTGTTTGACGTTGATTACTTCATTGAGCAGACCAGAGGCTATGTTGAAGTGGTGAAGGAGATGCCTGAGGAGATATCACTGAAAGAGCCCGTTAACGTTGACTGCCGAAAAAGGAAAGGGCATTTTGATTATGTCGAAACAGTGCTCCCGGCTCTTTTGGAGCATCGCTATATTTCTCTGACACCTGCCGTGAGCCAAAGAAAAGATAG ATATCCATCATATGCGAAAGCTTCTTACTGCCAAGGTTGCTACAATGCACTCCGTCTGAACAAGAAGGTGGAAGCCAAAGCTATTGAGCTTCTTGAAGCCATACCAAAACCTTTTTTATCCCTTCACCTTAGATTTGAACCAGATATGGTTGCCTACAGTCGATGTGAATACAGTGGCCTTTCCTCCAAATCAATGGAAGCAATTGAAGCTGCGCGTGGGCAAGATAGGAATGTATTGATTGGTGATGCTGCTCGTTTGTGGAGGAACCGAGGAAAGTGCCCTCTAACACCAAGTGAAACAGCCTTTATCCTCCAAGCACTAGGAATTCCTACACATACAAACATTTATTTAGCTGCTGGCGATGGGCTAATGGAACTAGATGGCTTCACTTCAGTCTACAAAAACATGTATACTAAATCGTCTCTCCTGACCCATGAAGATTTTGAGAGGATGCATGGCAATACTAAAGCTGCTCTCGACTACTATGTTTCAGTCAACAGTGACACTTACGTTGCCACGTTCTTTGGAAATATGGATAAGATGGTAACTGCAATGAGAACAGTGCAAGGGCTACAGAAGACTTTGATATTGAGTAGGAGGGCCTTCGCAAACTACACGGCTGCTGGACTGGCAGAGGACCAACTAGCTAAGGCCATGTGGGATGCTCATCGAGAAGACTATATCATGGGGAGGGGATCTGCTCTGCCCGAGCATTGCTTCTGTGAGTTCAAGTTGTAG